The stretch of DNA TCGAGCTGACCCGCGACCTCGCCACGCGCTTCAATGCGCGATTCGGTGAGACGTTTGTGGTGCCGGAGGTCGACATCGTGAAAGAGACCGCGAAGATCTACGACCTGCAGAACCCGACCGCGAAGATGTCGAAATCGGCCGAGTCTCACGCGGGCGTGATTTGGTTGCTCGATGAGCCGTCGGTGACCGCCAAGAAGATCATGCGCGCCGTGACCGATGCCGATGGCGGCATCGTCTTCGACCGCGAGAACAAGCCGGGTGTGGCCAACCTGCTCACCATCTACTCGGTAATGGCCGAACGCACAGTCCAGTCGCTCGAAGACGAGTACGCCGGGCGCGGCTACGGCGATCTCAAGAAGGGGCTGGCCGAAGTCGTCACCGGAACGTTCGGACCGATTCGTGAGCGCGTGCTCGAGCTCACGAACGATCCGGCCGAGCTTGACCGCCTGCTCGCCCAGAATGCCGACCGTGCCGCTGCGGTAGCCGACGCCACGCTGGCCAAGGCGTACGACCGCGTCGGCTTGCTCCCGAAACGCTAATCATGCAGCCCGTTGAACTCGGTTCCCCGCTGCTCCAACTCGACCAGCCGGTGTTGGCCGACGCCACACTGATGTACGAGTTCTGCCAAGATCCGGTCTTCGAGCGATTTTTGACCGTGCCATGGCCCTACAACAGCCGAGATGCCGAGACCTTCATCAGTCTCGTCATTCCGAGCGGCTGGAAGTCTAACGACGAATACACCTGGGCGTTGCGAGCACCCCAGACGGGCGAATTCCTCGGCATCATCGGCCTGCGACTGCCCAGCGGGTCGGTCGGCTTCTGGCTGGGTGCCCCACACCGGGGTCACGGCTATGTACCGGAAGCGCTGCGTCTCGTCGCCGATTGGGCGTTCGAAAACGGCATCGTCTCGGCGATTCATTGGGAATGCCTGGTGGGCAACGCCGCTTCGGCCCGGGTCGCCCAGAAGGCCGGCTTCACCTTTGCGGGCGAAGCGCCGTCCATTGCGCCATATCGTGACGGGTCGCATCCGCAATCGTGGCAGGGCTGGCTCCACGCACCCGACGACCGGTCCATCCAGCCCGGTTGGCCGACGGAGGCGCTGAGCCGATGATGGCCCCGGCCCTGCAGGTCGTGCTGTTCGATCTCGACGACACGCTGTTCGCGCACCGCCGGGCCGTTGCGGACGGCATCCTGCAGCACATGCATTCGACCGGTGGCGTGTT from Leifsonia psychrotolerans encodes:
- the trpS gene encoding tryptophan--tRNA ligase translates to MTKTRLYSGMQPSADSLQIGNYIGALLNWKALQKTHDAFFSIVDLHAITVAQDPELLRTNTRRTAAQYIAAGIDPAESTLYVQSHVAAHAQLAWVLNTITGFGEASRMTQFKDKSQRHGADGTTVGLFTYPTLMAADILLYDAAIVPVGEDQRQHVELTRDLATRFNARFGETFVVPEVDIVKETAKIYDLQNPTAKMSKSAESHAGVIWLLDEPSVTAKKIMRAVTDADGGIVFDRENKPGVANLLTIYSVMAERTVQSLEDEYAGRGYGDLKKGLAEVVTGTFGPIRERVLELTNDPAELDRLLAQNADRAAAVADATLAKAYDRVGLLPKR
- a CDS encoding GNAT family N-acetyltransferase produces the protein MQPVELGSPLLQLDQPVLADATLMYEFCQDPVFERFLTVPWPYNSRDAETFISLVIPSGWKSNDEYTWALRAPQTGEFLGIIGLRLPSGSVGFWLGAPHRGHGYVPEALRLVADWAFENGIVSAIHWECLVGNAASARVAQKAGFTFAGEAPSIAPYRDGSHPQSWQGWLHAPDDRSIQPGWPTEALSR